DNA sequence from the Hippopotamus amphibius kiboko isolate mHipAmp2 chromosome 1, mHipAmp2.hap2, whole genome shotgun sequence genome:
TCGATGGGCACGTGCAGCAGCGTCAAGCAGTGGCAGCCGGGGCAGCGTCGAAGCGGCCTGGGGAAAAGCGGGGCGCGACGGGGGGCGCTGAGGCGGGGGCCGGCCCCTCCTGTAGGGGAGGCATCGGGGAGTGCACTTGGGGTCCGCGAGTTTCGGGCGTGGATGCGGGACCTGACGTGGGGCGGTCTGGGGACCGAAAgtgggccgggccggggcggcggggaggggcggcggcCTCACCTGACCGGGTTGTGCTCCGTAGCTACCGGCTCCGGGCTGTCCTGGGACTCGGGGGCGGCGGCAAGGCCAGGGGAGTCTCCGGCCTCAATGGGGAATCTCCGACCCTGCGGGGGCTCCTGGGCGCTCATGTCCGGGTCCCGGGGCGCTCTGCGCGGGGAGTGGCGGTCAGGCCGCTCCCGGGCCTCTGggcgccccctccccgcgcccgccccgcggGCCGTCGCTCACCTGCCGGAGGCCGAGGCCGAGGCCGGTCCCAGGCTGGAAGCAGCTGCCCGACCGCTGGCCGCGGGAGGACGCTCCGGTCCTGGCGGAGCCGGGCAGGTGTCTGCGGCGCGTCCGGGCCCGGGTGTCGAGGGGGAGGGCTGCATTGTGACCCGGGCCGCCGCGCGCTGACCTCACAGAACCCGTTCCCCCCGCCGGGGAACCCCGCGCCGCTCTGCCACTTAGCGCGGCGCGCGCCGCGAGCTGGAGGGCTCTTGCCATGGGTCGCGCAGATCGGGGAGCCGGAGGCGGTGTCCACGGAGGGCGGCCCGGCATCCTGGGCGGCACGCAGACGTCCGGAGCGCCCCCCGCAGGCGGGGCTGCGACTCACCGTCAGGCGCAGGGGCGGGGCGCAGCGGTGACTTAACCGGTGCtgggtttggtggtggtggtgagggcagGTAGGGGCTTTGCCCATTTTGGCCAAGGGTCACATAGCATTTACATCACAATTAGGCCGGAGTTTTAAAATGtctgaccctctccctccccaccacccgcGGCTGCTGTGTCCAGACGGAGAATGTTTTAGCGCTGGGGGCAGCTGCGGATGAAGTCCTTGGGGGGAAAAGGAGCGTGCCAAGGGCGATGGTGGAGTAGAGCTGCCTCGCAGAGGCAGCATGAGCTGAGAGGGTgataggaaggaaggaggtgCTACACAGCATGGAGGACTTTCTGCTCTCCAATGGGTACCAGCTGGGCAAGACCATTGGGGAAGGGACCTACTCAAAAGTCAAAGAAGCAGTTTCCAAAAAACACCAAAGAAAGGTGGCAATTAAAATTATAGACAAGATGGGAGGGCCAGAAGGTGAGCTGGGGCCCCTTTGGAGGAAGGATGGGCTGGCTGAGGTGGGTGGGTGCTTCCTCCAGTCAGACGGCTCATTCCCTCCGCCCCTTTAATCTGGAACCAAGGAAAGTAAGCGAGATTGTGGCTCTGGGGTAGGTCAGCGGGGAACAGAGGGACGCTGGGAGTCCAGGAAAATGACACCCTCTAAAATCCAAGATTAAAGTGGCAGGAGATGAAGGATCCTCAGAAGCAGAGCTGGAGCCCACAAGGCCTTTCCTATTTCAGAAAGGGAACAGAGATTTTGAGGTCATGGCCAGGGCTAGCAGAGGGCAGTAGCTGGTGCCAAGGTAGAGATGGGGAAATTCAGGGCTCATGGAAAGAACTgtgggtcaggaggcagaggtgaGAGGAGCTGGCTCACCATGCTGTGGGCACATCAGGCCTCATAACAGATTCAACAGCCACGTCTAAAAGTCCCCAAAGCACTCTGATATCCATGGTCTCACAGGCTGCTCACAACAGTCCCTGAGGCTGTCGGGGAGGGGTTCCTTTGAATAATGTATTAACTACAAAAACAACGGAGGTGAACATTCTTTGCAGTGTCCAAGCAGCTAGACATTAAAGACTGTTAAAGGGAACCAAGGCACAAGACCCAGACATGGTGGGGAGACAGGCAGATGGAAGTTGGAAGGCAGGACAGGAGAGAGGAGTTAGGCCCTTCTGGACTCCATACTCCATctcttctcccttgttttcttagAGTTTATCCAGAGATTCCTGCCTCGGGAGCTCCAGATTGTCCGTACGCTGGACCACAAGAACATCATCCGGGTGTATGAGATGCTGGAGTCTGCCGATGGGAAAATCTACCTGGTGATGGAGCTGGCTGAAGGAGGGGATGTCTTTGACTGTGTGCTGAATGGGGGTCCGCTACCTGAGAGCCGGGCCAAGGCCCTCTTCCGTCAGATGGTCGAGGCCATCCGCTACTGCCACGGATGTGGCGTGGCCCACCGGGACCTCAAGTGTGAGAACGCCTTGTTGCAGGGCTTCAACCTGAAGCTGACAGACTTTGGCTTTGCCAAGGTGTTGCCCAAATCACGCCGGGAGCTGAGCCAGACCTTCTGTGGCAGCACGGCCTATGCCGCCCCCGAGGTGCTGCAGGGTGTTCCCCACGATAGCAAGAAGGGTGACGTCTGGAGCATGGGCGTGGTCCTGTATGTCATGCTCTGTGCCAGCCTACCTTTTGACGACACAGACATCCCCAAGATGCTTTGGCAGCAGCAGAAGGGGGTGTCCTTCCCCACTCATCTGGGCATCTCGGCCGAATGCCAGGACTTGCTCAAGCGGCTCCTGGAACCAGACATGGTCCTCCGGCCTTCAATTGAAGAAGTTAGTTGGCATCCATGGCTGGCAAGCACTTGATAAAAGCAATGGCAAGTCCTCCCCAATAAAGTAGGGGGAGAAAGCAAACCCAAAAACCCGCTTCTAAAATGGTGATATATATTTTACACTTTAAGTTTACTTATCCTAAAACTTACCTACACCCTTCCcagcctttcttctctttctctttaaaaatcttcATGGAACCAGAGAGCCTCATTCAGACTTCCCTTTTATTACAGCTGACAAGTGATTTTCACACAGGtgtttaaagttaattaaaaatagaccCCAGAATCATACACAtatgggggaggagaggagaaacatGACCAAGAGCAATTGGAACCAATGTTGTTGCAacttcttttccaaataaaagcAGAAGCGTTGGGAATGCAGAAATGGCCTCTTGACTCCTTGTCTTGGTGAGAGGCCTGTTGGGGCCCTGTTCCTTTCTCATGCCAAAGGCCAAGCTGAGTCTGGGATGATGACAAAGGACTTCCTCAGAACCTAGGCTACACATCCTAACCCCTCCCCCAGACTCCAAGCAGGAAGCCACCCTGCACATAGTGTGTGTCCTGCACTGGTTCTGGGGCAACTGCTGTGGGGTATAAGAACAGAGCCCCAGACACCTTCCAGCTTCTGTTGAATCTCTTTAATAGCTGTTAATGGCAAGTCTGGAAAAGGTTCAGGacaaagttcttttttctttctttttttaattacaaaactaACAGCTGtgaagagtctttttttttcctccttttttcttttcccggCTACAAAATACTCTGGGGAGatacattataatttaaaatatataatattgcaCAAACAACCAAAAGGTTAATTAAactaaagaaataattacaaagagaaaaacccCATCCCGTCAAAAAAAGATTCCGCAttctctccatcccaccccctcaCTGAAGGTTTGAAGTGGAAGTGACCACCACTCTCTTGGCGTCCCTGACCACGATCCCTTTAAATCATTGGTGAACACACCAGATTATGTACAAGAATCACCAGAGCAGCAACGTGAAGCACCAGGGTCTCCAGGGATTCCTGAAGCCCCTCATCCCCCCAAGAGAGGTGCAGCTTTTACCAGAGTGGAGGGTGAGAGCCACAAAGATTGGATCTGCCTTCAGGAAGAAGAGCTTTTGCAGAAGCCTGATGAGAGTCTCAAGAAGCTCACCCCCAGCAAATCCCTTCAAGAAGCAGAAGGGTTGAGGTGGAGAAGTTGGGCTTACCAGAGTTGTAAGTACTCAGCTTTGATCACTGCTCTGTACCGCTGGTAGCTGGCTTGTGTCCTAAGCTACAGGGGAGTCGAGGTGGGTAGCTGGTTGGACAAGGTATCCCACCAGGCAACACACGGAAGGGCCTGAAGTGTGGCCCCCTCCcttctgggggaggggaagaagagcaAGAGCAGACTCTTGCAGGTGGCACAGCTGGGCTAAGGACTTGGGTGCATCTGACACGAAGAAGCCTTGGGAAAGGCATTGGGGACATACCAGTCTGAACTGAGTGAAAAGAGGGAGTTTGGTCTCTAGATTCTGAACCACAAGGAACCTTTCCAGGAATGGAAAATGCCTGGGAGGGGGAGATTCCTAAGAGAGGCAAATTTCCCAGAAATGAATGCCTCTTACCCACTGGGATAGGAACCAAAATGTGTTCGCTAGCCCTGTCTAGCCAAGGGGAGGTAGCATGGCCTCCCCTGCCTGCTTCTGGGTGACAGAGTGTACTTTCCGGCATCCTCAAAGAGACTGGTAGTTTAGCCTCTGCCTACACAGGCAAATAGGCTAAGGCTatctcttgggacttcccagcAAGAGTCCCCAGGAACAGTGGGTGTTCGGCAGAGAAGTGTAGGCTCTTCTGGTGAGGGGGGTAGGTTTCCTTCCCCTTGGGTCATCCTATGGTTGGCACAAGTCAGAGTTCCTGGTTTGGATTTACCGAGCCCCTTCCAAGATGTGAGCAGAGGCCCAAAGGGCCAACAAGGAACAACCCAGAATTTGCCTAGAGCTCTGGATGACAGAGGCCATTTGGGGGACATTCTTAGTCAGTGTCTTCCAGGGCCAGGCTGAGACGAGCGAGGGAGGTGGGAAGTGCTGTGGGTGGGGGAGCAGCTTGCTCTGGCTCCCCTCATTCCCAGTCCTCCCACTCTACATCTTCCAGCTGCAAAGGGAGGGGATAATGGAGAGCACAAACACATATTTACTCCTCTGAGTCAAGCCCAGACCCAAGCTCCCCCGCTGCCTCCATTTCAGGAGAGCCCTCcccgcagcccccagccccaactCTCCTGGGCCACACCCTCCTATGAGAGTGAACCACTAGCCTCAAGGAACATCTGGGGAGCAGACCTGCCCTCTGCCTAAGGGGTGGGCCTGCTGCTCTGATTGTTCCAGACTCAAAGGAAATGCTTCTACCAACCAACAGTGGACACCACAAGGGGATGCCCTGCCTACAAGAACCCAGTCAGTCAATCCCTTAAGGAGAACTTGTCCTCTGCTGAGTAGATAAGAACATGGCTCTGAGATGCGGGGACCTAGAGAGTGGTGCTGTGATCGGAAGTAAGCGTGGCACCAGACTATAGGCGCTCACAGGGCCTTTGCTAGGGGCTCCAGCACCCTGATCCCCAGCTGAAGTCTCCCAAGGCATCTCTCTTGGCCAGCTGTCAGTGGACCCCCTGCTGTGATGGATTATAGAATGACTCTGCTCAGGGATACCGCACGTCAGGTTTTAAAGAGGGCTACAAAGACGTCAAAGCCATGAAGGCCCTGTGGCATGAGAGGGCGCCAtgggccttctctgccctgggTAGAGTGAGGTCACAGGTGTAAAATACTCTTGTGTAGGTCACTACCTCCCCCCAGGCTTGTCTCCCAACATGAAAAACAAGGCCCTTCCCATCGTCTCTAATCTGTTCAACTCTTTAGAGCAGGTGTGTGAGCTACATGGTGGAAGGAATCATGGGTTCTTGTGTGACAGTGGATACAATGCTGACTTGAATCAGATGTGTGGGCTGCAGCCTCAGTCCTGTCCCTTATTTGCTCTGAGAGCTTTCTGCCCAGCCTCTCATTCAAAACAATCATTCTGGATTCTGAGAGGtagtgaagaataaaaataataggcCTCTGAGCTTAGAACTGTTTTGTGGTGGTTTCAGGAAGATGTCCCAGGCATTATGCCTAAGGGGTGCACATGCTTCATCTACCACAGCATGTGAGATTATAATGACCAATGCCATGTTTCCGATGGGGAAACAAACCCTCAGGTTAAGTGATCCCATTGTCTTTTGTCTCTAAGGCCAGAAATCTGCTCAGGTCCCACACCTGCCGACCAGAAGTCAGAAGATCTGGGGCAGGGTTTGGCATCTGTATGTTTTAGTAgttcctcaggtgattctgataggAGCTAATGTCAAGAACTCCCCTATCCATCCCCCTGGAACGGAGGGGAAGCAGAGCCTGCTGATGACCACTGTTCAGGGCCTGAGTGGGAGACCCTAGctccctccctgcagcctgcCACCTCAGACAGGAGCGGGATCCACCTTCAAGGGACAGTCGGGCTTGGCGCAGAGAGTCCTCAGACTCGGGATCATCGTGCTGGCCTCCCTGTGGCCAACCAGGCCCACTCACCTCGCCGGAAGCATCCACTTTGGAAAGTGCCATCTGCACTTCTTCTTCAGTCATGTCCAAGTCAAAGTCCTTCTCCCAGTCTTCACTGATGTCTGTGCTTGAGCCTGGAAGCATGATCCATAGTGTGAAAGACAGGAAGGGGTATGTGAATAAGTTGTAGCTGGGGGTGATGGAACTCTTCAGAAGGGCCTGACAAATACACACCAAAGGTCTTTACGTTCTGCTTTCTCTGGCTCAGTGATCCCGCTTTTAGGAATCTATTTTATGGAAAAATCCTGGATTCAGTGGAAAAATTTAACCAAAAGGATGTTCACTGTAGTGCTGTTATAgtgatgaaaacttaaaaaatcacCTGAAAGTTCACTGATAGGGAATTACAAAAATCAGTGGTGTAGTCATATGATGGAACGTTATGTAACCTTTAAAGTTAGGCTATAGAATACTCATACAAATGGCAAAATAGTTTTAAACTATTAAGTGAGAAAAAGCAAGTTACTGAATAGTGGAGAAGTACTATGGTCTAGAAGCTCCCTAGGGGCCATGGAAATCGtccagaagaaataaacaatgaaCCTCTTCCTCCTCAGTCACTCCATTCTACCTACACTGATCCTGCTACTCCTGAAACACACCAGGCACATTCCCACTGAGGGCCTTTGCAAGGACTGTTCCCTGTACCTGGAACTCTTCCTCAGATACCCAGAGGCCAACCTGCTCGCTTCCTTCACACCTGTACTCAAATCTCACCATCTAAATGTGGCCTATTTTCAATTGCGCCCTGACCCCTCACTCTGCTCTGGTtgttctttttcccattgtatttaTCACTTTCTGGTGTATTACATAATCAGATTCACTATGCTTATTGTCTAATAATAGAGGAGCTAGAATGTGAGCTCCCAAGGACAGGGatcttctgttttcttatgtATTCCAAGCGACTAGAACAAATAGtttgtactcaataaatattcatggaCTCTTTCTCTAAATCAgcggttggcaaactatggcctatGGACCAAATCCAGCCTACCGTCtgcttttggaaataaaattctgGAACACAGCCACGACCATTTGTTGACATGTTGTCTATGACTGCTTTCATGCTGAAACGACAGAGTTGAGGAGTTGGGACAGAAACTATGTCCCCAAAAGCCTAAAACATTTGTGACCTGGTTCTGTACAGAAAACATTTACTCTTCCCTGTTTTAGGTGATTTTGATGCCTGCTAAAGTTTGACAACCACTGCTTCAAACATTCATATTTGGGTATGCCTTTTTACaggcaatataaaaaaaaatgtacatgtgAAAGTTATTActaagaagaaaactacaaaaatagtTCCTGTAAAAAAAGTATATGCAGTatgattccattaaaaaaaaatacactcacTGATGCATGACACAGAAAGAATCAGCCAAATACCCACAAGACTCTAATAATAGTTACCACTaggtgatgaggtcatggggtaatttttctttttcttgttttttaaatgaacacattactctgtaatcattttttaaaaaagcatctttAAAAAGGGTAAGCTGTGATCCCCCAGTGGCTCTACCTGTaaatatcttgtttctttttgtccAGCTTGCTCCTCACCATGCACCCAGGCCCGGAGACCTCTCCAAGCCTGGCCCCCGCGTTCCTGATTAGGGTGCCTGCACTGCTCTCTCTAGTCAACCAGCTAGCCATAATCGGTGTGATAAGAGCAGGGTCTCTGGAGCCTAGCAAACCTTATCTATTGTGtagtcttgggcaagttattctgggcttcagtttacttataaaataaggataaaaccACTCTTTTTGCAGAACCACTGGAGGAGCTTATTAGAACGCAGATTCCTGGCTTCCCAGCCCCCTCATTCAGATTCAGCAGATGTAGGTGGTGGCCCAGAATTCTGCCTTATAAACAGGTACCTGGATGATTCTGTATAGACCTTGGCCTGCAGTTTGAGATACAACAGTGTTAAAATTAGCAGTATCATGTAAAGTGCCTGTAACATTTATATACAGTGGATATTTAACAAATGGAGCTGTTAAAGGCCTAGCTGCAGAGTTAAGTAATTTTGCACATGGTCCCAAAGCCAGTCAGGGACAGaactgcaaccaagacccaattcTTCTGACTCCACATCTAAGGCTCCCTGTGCTTTCAGGACACTGGTGGCTTGTGCCTGGCTCCCTGTCAGTGCAGGCTTCCTATGGGTTAGAAGCCAGACTCTTGGCTGATTTTTCCCTTCAGAGCTGTGGCTGTGGTCAAGACAGCTTTTCCTGACCTCAGGGTGCCCTCTAGGGATTTGAAACTCTCCTCTTCAGGCTAAAATGCTAGGGGAGACACtttggggtaaaaaaaaagtatcagctAATATTTTTGGAGCATTTTACCTATCCTCTCGGATAAGTATTAACaatcccaatttacagatgaggaaacaaaggctttGAGCCGCAGAGCTGTGAACCTGGGCCTTCTCTGCCACCTGCCTCCTCCCGCCACCCTGTTCTGTCCCACGATGAGAGTACCAAGATCTCCATTACACTGTGCACGTGGCAGAAAACTGATCTATGCAACAATTTAAGACTTCATGATGatgttttactgttttcttttgtttgtaagAAAGGGGAGTTTTCAGGTGATTACTAACCTCACAATGCTGTTACTCACagcttattttattctgtttaattGGATCTTTGCTTCTCCAGAAAAGAAATGGAGGCAAAAGCCACTCCCAGGTCAGCTAGTGGTGAAGTGTGGCTTTAAGCCCAGGGCTCCTTCTAGTCCACAGGCCACAGGGCCTGTCCTaatctctcctctctgctccctgctGAGGGAGCCTGAGCAGGGTAAGTCCAGTTTCCTTGCTCAAATGGATCTAGGCACAAAATGCAGGTGGGAAGCAGCTCTGCAATGACAGGCATCACCCTGGGACCTTAGGGGTCTCTGTGGCTGGGCCACCCCCAGAGACTGCTGTATCCAGAGACCACGCAGCCCTCATGTCATCTTAGGATGTGGACACAAGCGGGAAAAGGGGTCACTCTGCCTCTAAGCCTCTTAAGATTTTACTCTCTTTACTCTGTTCCCACTTTCCGACCCTAGTCCAAGACCCCAGCTCCCCCTACTAAGTGACTACAACAACTTCTGGTCGGTCTTCTACACTGAATCCCCAGGACCTCCTTTCACAAACCGCCAAGTGTGTTAGAGCTTATTCTGTATCTTCCCcataatttcatttcttccagTCTCTACCTACTACTCATTTTTTCTCATCATGCTCTCCAGTAGCCCAATTCCAAATGGAAACAGTAATTCTTTAACCTTCCAACTGTTTCACTGTTATTCCCTTCCTAACCCAGCTCAGATTCCACCAACCATCATTCTGATCACTTCTTGCATACACTTGGACTCTTGTCTTTTTGAGTTCACCTGGGTAAACCTGAACCTGATTAAGTTCAACTCCCTATCTGCTCGGTGCCTGCACCTGAGCAACTGAGCGTGGCTGAACAAAAGTACAGCAGTGCTGACTGGTCTCTCTTAAAATTTACGACCATTATCTCGAATGGACCCTTTATACTCCACCCAGCAACCCCACACCACCTGTTGGGTCCATCACCTACCCTTCACTCTCTTAAAGGCTATTTCACACTTTTCTAAATACCtactgggtgggtgggtgatcTCAGTTCCttacggggaaaaaaaaaaaaaaaagagaatctcaCAGATCCCATAGGGTTTTTGTGAGGACTGAGTGATATGCATAACaagtgctcagcacagagctATACAGATATACAGAAAGTGCTCAGAGAATGGCACCTCTCATTCATCTtcttcccaaagcagggctcTACCCAAATTTCTTCCCTGAGGACCTGTCATGAAACAATTACCCCCAacttacagaggagaaaatgggGGCTTAGAGAAGATCAGTAACTTCTCTGAAGTCACATGGCTTATgagcaaagctgggatttgaacctagaactgtctgaactctagagcctgagtCCTTAGCCTCTACATGTAAAGCTCTTAGTACAGGTTGGTCATATAATATATGCCCTGCTGCTTTGTGGCACCAAGTCCAACGTTCTGAACTCACCTCAAGATTTTAAGTTCTTAAGTTCTACTTCTGAGCCAACCCCACCTCCCTTCTTATTCCTCCCTCTCCTGGGAACAATACAGAAACATGGGCTTTGGTCACCCCCTTCAACGTGCCCCATGTCCTCTGCTATCTGGACTTTGTAGGCCCCCTCAGCCTGGACTACGGCTCCCTGGCACCTGCCCCAAACTCTCCAATTCTCCTATACAATGCCTGGCTCCTCGGTGAAACACCTGCCGATGTGCAGAGGttccttctttctctgaaaaGCCTGTCCCATACTGCGTCATGCTTCATCATAAAGACGGcagcctctgcccctccctcctcagtGTCTCATAAAGAGTAGGTAGGAGCTCAATGGACGACCTCACTGAATCAGAGTCAGAAGGAAAACACTGTGTTGGAAACTGGGAATCCCGCAGTTTCCATCAGGGAGCAGGGTAGGGTGTGAGGGGCCTGTCTCCCATCCACTGCAGCAAGCCAGTCCCTCACTGCCAGTAGGCCAGTGCTCACCTGCTGGGCAAACCTTGTGGCCAGCTGGTGCTGAGTGCTGGCAGAAAGGATGCCTGTGTGTGAGAAGCCGAGGGAAGGTCTTGCTGACAATTGGTGGCAAAACAAGCTGACACCAGAGCCATCACTGTTCTTTAACTGGAGGAGTTAGAGAGGCTCCCCCTTGACATAAAGTCAAAGTGTCTCCGGTCTAAAATTTCATTATGCAGATAAGACACTAAAGCTCTATTACTTAAGCTGGGTCACTACAAGTTCATGagtgttcattttattcttttttaaactgtatGTGTAAGTTTtgcttatataatttataataataacaattaatgAAGGCCTAGGAAAGCTAAATGACTTTCCTGAGGTCATCTGGGGAAGAAGACCCCTGACAGCTATCAATGTCACAGGAGTTCCCACCCTAAAGTTGAACTGTCCCAAAAGACAGAAACTGAAAacactatccaaaaaaaaaaaaaaaaaaaaggtagaaactGGCACAGTGTGGTGGTTAAGGGCATGGGTTTcaggtcagacagacctgggtctgAATCTGGGCTTGCCACTTCCTGGCCATGTGAATTTGAGCAAGTTACTCTGAGGCTCactatcttcatctgtaaaatgaagacgaTAATATGGGGTTGTGAgatgtaaattagaaaataacaagCTTCTCTGGTAACTGAGAAATTAAATGTAATATACATCCTTAACACATGATCTGACATAAAGGGACAAGGAGACAAGTCTGCCTTGTGAGGTGGCAACTCtcacctgccctgcccccacacactCCCTGGGCT
Encoded proteins:
- the FAM229A gene encoding protein FAM229A — encoded protein: MQPSPSTPGPGRAADTCPAPPGPERPPAASGRAAASSLGPASASASGRAPRDPDMSAQEPPQGRRFPIEAGDSPGLAAAPESQDSPEPVATEHNPVRPLRRCPGCHCLTLLHVPIDVYLAMGGSPRARAT
- the TSSK3 gene encoding testis-specific serine/threonine-protein kinase 3, whose product is MEDFLLSNGYQLGKTIGEGTYSKVKEAVSKKHQRKVAIKIIDKMGGPEEFIQRFLPRELQIVRTLDHKNIIRVYEMLESADGKIYLVMELAEGGDVFDCVLNGGPLPESRAKALFRQMVEAIRYCHGCGVAHRDLKCENALLQGFNLKLTDFGFAKVLPKSRRELSQTFCGSTAYAAPEVLQGVPHDSKKGDVWSMGVVLYVMLCASLPFDDTDIPKMLWQQQKGVSFPTHLGISAECQDLLKRLLEPDMVLRPSIEEVSWHPWLAST